Proteins encoded by one window of Vigna radiata var. radiata cultivar VC1973A chromosome 5, Vradiata_ver6, whole genome shotgun sequence:
- the LOC106760814 gene encoding uncharacterized protein LOC106760814, producing the protein MLGKRPQPLIGKISELLVSGGRAAALFDAIGSPRSPFEHMNLKMQQSPKGLKSYDLGGVGLGIVVALDKSEEPGHEILPKHAVCTSSLNKSVKQSAFQKGVTEIPVGSSEDYTYVTYHISNKTITKVYYDGGEGGILTHGYYNINNNTNNVGGVRRFPQTHNLIQDDDEPSYATSDFLSTCHLCRKNLHGQDIYMYRGEKAFCSTECRSRQISMDERKERCRSEASRSVELSSSSSHTREQMFSTGIVAL; encoded by the exons ATGTTGGGCAAAAGGCCACAACCACTGATCGGAAAAATCTCCGAACTTTTGGTGTCCGGTGGCCGCGCTGCCGCTCTTTTCGACGCCATCGGAAGCCCGAGAAGCCCATTTGAACATATGAACTTAAAGATGCAACAATCACCTAAAGGTCTAAAAAGTTACGACCTTGGTGGTGTTGGTCTGGGAATTGTGGTGGCTCTAGATAAATCCGAGGAACCAGGGCACGAAATTCTGCCCAAACACGCCGTTTGCACATCAAGTTTGAACAAATCGGTTAAACAAAGCGCGTTTCAAAAGGGTGTGACCGAAATTCCCGTCGGAAGCTCCGAGGACTACACATATGTCACATACCATATTTCCAACAAGACGATCACTAAGGTTTATTACGATGGCGGTGAAGGTGGAATCCTAACACATGGCTACTATAACATtaacaacaacaccaacaacgtCGGTGGTGTTAGAAGATTCCCTCAAACGCATAATTTAATTCAAGATGATGACGAACCGTCATATGCAACATCAGATTTTCTCAGCACATGTCACTTGTGCAGGAAGAATCTCCATGGCCAAGACATATACATGTACAG AGGGGAGAAGGCTTTTTGCAGCACCGAGTGCCGTTCAAGGCAAATATCCATGGATGAACGCAAAGAGAGGTGCAGATCAGAAGCTTCAAGATCTGTGGAATTGTCTAGTTCATCATCACACACAAGAGAACAAATGTTTTCAACTGGGATTGTGGCCCTTTAA